One window of the Leptotrichia massiliensis genome contains the following:
- a CDS encoding ABC transporter permease has product MSNNEILKKNNEKAENFDEIKKSSKPTGISVIVREILKDKLALASLIILVILFGIIFIGSLFANQEEIMKISLLDKYAIPMKEGFWLGSDSGGRSILGQLILGARNSIIIGFTITILTSGIGIFFGLIAGYYGKWVDNVIMRVIDFITILSTLMIIIVFVTIVPKYTIATFVLIMSAFYWVGAARLIRSKALAESQKDYILASKTMGTKDFTIIFREILPNLSSIIIVELTLGFAGNIGIETGLSFLGFGLPLSTPSLGTLVGYAADPEVLSTKLWIWLPASILILIMMLCINYVGQALNRAADAKQRRG; this is encoded by the coding sequence ATGTCTAATAATGAAATTTTAAAGAAAAATAATGAAAAAGCAGAAAATTTTGATGAAATTAAGAAAAGCAGCAAGCCGACTGGAATTAGTGTTATTGTGAGGGAGATTTTAAAAGATAAATTGGCACTTGCTTCGCTTATTATTCTTGTAATTCTTTTTGGAATAATTTTTATTGGATCGCTTTTTGCAAATCAGGAGGAAATTATGAAAATAAGCCTTCTGGATAAATATGCTATTCCTATGAAAGAGGGATTTTGGCTAGGTTCTGATTCTGGTGGGCGTTCAATATTGGGGCAACTGATACTAGGTGCTAGAAACTCGATTATTATTGGTTTTACAATAACAATTTTGACATCAGGAATTGGGATATTTTTTGGTTTGATTGCAGGATATTATGGAAAATGGGTGGATAATGTAATTATGAGAGTTATCGATTTTATTACGATTTTGTCTACACTTATGATCATTATTGTGTTTGTTACTATTGTTCCAAAGTACACTATAGCAACTTTTGTGCTGATAATGAGTGCATTTTACTGGGTTGGAGCAGCAAGGCTGATTAGAAGTAAGGCACTTGCTGAAAGTCAGAAAGATTATATTTTGGCTTCAAAGACTATGGGGACAAAGGATTTTACGATAATCTTCAGGGAAATATTGCCTAACTTGAGTTCAATTATAATTGTGGAATTGACATTAGGATTTGCTGGAAATATTGGAATTGAAACAGGGCTTAGTTTTCTTGGCTTTGGATTACCGCTTTCTACTCCGAGCCTTGGGACTTTGGTTGGTTATGCAGCAGATCCGGAAGTATTGTCAACAAAATTATGGATTTGGCTTCCAGCGTCAATATTGATTTTAATTATGATGCTATGTATTAATTATGTCGGACAGGCTTTAAACAGAGCGGCTGACGCAAAACAGAGAAGAGGATAA
- a CDS encoding dTMP kinase codes for MGKLIIIEGTDGSGKQTQTELLCKKLKEIKGENNVKKISFPNYESRASEPVKMYLAGEFGKTAESVNAYAASVLYSVDRFASFKTEWEEFYNNGGIVISDRYTISNMIHQIPKILEKSEREKYLDWLIDLEWSKIQIPKPDIVFFLDIPFEFSQKLMKDRENKITGEKEKDIHEKDKNYLKNAYKVAKDLSEKYCWNVISCVNKDNLRTIEDINDEMLEVVLKNI; via the coding sequence ATGGGAAAATTAATAATTATTGAAGGTACAGATGGAAGTGGAAAACAAACACAAACAGAATTACTATGCAAGAAATTAAAAGAAATAAAAGGTGAAAATAATGTAAAAAAAATATCCTTTCCAAATTATGAAAGCAGGGCCTCTGAACCAGTAAAAATGTATCTTGCAGGTGAATTTGGAAAAACGGCTGAAAGTGTGAATGCTTACGCGGCTTCCGTGCTTTATTCAGTTGATAGATTCGCTTCGTTTAAGACAGAATGGGAAGAATTTTACAATAATGGTGGAATTGTAATTAGTGATAGATACACTATTTCAAATATGATTCATCAAATTCCGAAAATTCTAGAAAAATCTGAACGTGAAAAATATTTGGATTGGTTAATAGATTTGGAATGGAGTAAAATTCAAATACCAAAACCAGATATTGTATTTTTTCTAGACATTCCTTTTGAATTTAGTCAAAAACTTATGAAAGATAGAGAAAATAAAATAACTGGTGAAAAAGAGAAAGATATTCATGAAAAGGACAAAAATTATTTGAAAAATGCATATAAAGTTGCTAAAGATTTATCAGAAAAATACTGCTGGAATGTAATTTCATGTGTTAATAAAGACAATTTGAGAACAATAGAAGATATAAATGATGAAATGCTGGAAGTAGTATTGAAAAATATATAA
- a CDS encoding HutP family protein, which translates to MEENNKSVEICRTALKMAISSRDEEKKLMQDYRKIGIKTAAVNVGGAMPQSRFKFIESALIAAKRNNLIQDVHAHDGAVIGAMREAMSQIEAIINGLSVGGKIGLAREGEHLAVAIFLSVGILQFNEVITSVAHRSVSILDNEK; encoded by the coding sequence ATGGAAGAAAATAATAAAAGTGTAGAAATATGCAGAACAGCATTAAAAATGGCGATTTCTTCAAGAGATGAAGAAAAAAAATTAATGCAAGACTACAGAAAAATTGGGATAAAAACTGCTGCTGTAAATGTTGGTGGTGCAATGCCTCAGTCTCGTTTTAAATTTATTGAAAGTGCATTAATAGCAGCAAAACGAAATAATCTGATTCAGGATGTGCATGCTCACGATGGTGCAGTAATTGGTGCAATGCGAGAGGCAATGAGTCAAATTGAAGCGATTATAAATGGGCTTAGTGTCGGCGGGAAAATTGGACTGGCAAGAGAAGGGGAACATCTGGCTGTAGCAATATTTTTGAGTGTAGGAATATTACAGTTTAATGAAGTAATAACTTCTGTTGCTCATCGTTCTGTTTCAATACTAGACAATGAAAAATAA
- a CDS encoding DUF4250 domain-containing protein has product MINFETQDIMLLYSLINMKLRDEFLDLNDLINYYGVDKDWLLNKFSEAGYEYVESENQFKRM; this is encoded by the coding sequence ATGATAAATTTTGAGACACAAGATATAATGCTGCTTTATAGCCTTATAAATATGAAATTACGAGATGAATTTTTAGATTTGAATGATTTGATAAATTATTACGGCGTTGATAAAGATTGGCTTCTAAACAAATTTAGTGAAGCTGGTTATGAGTATGTAGAAAGCGAAAATCAGTTTAAAAGAATGTAA
- a CDS encoding shikimate kinase, with amino-acid sequence MKNIVLIGMPACGKSTIGYWLSKKIGYPLLDTDKYLEEKENRIISDIFSNEGEEYFRNLETKYLKELSEKEGLIISTGGGAVKKKENIDILKKNGIVIFLNREINDISKENHKHRPLLQDINNIQKLYDERIDLYKKYSDIIIKNNDDMSIIVDRIITALRGKL; translated from the coding sequence ATGAAAAATATTGTATTAATTGGAATGCCTGCCTGCGGAAAAAGTACAATTGGATATTGGCTATCCAAAAAAATTGGTTATCCACTTTTGGATACAGATAAATATTTGGAAGAAAAGGAAAATCGTATTATTTCAGACATTTTCTCAAATGAGGGGGAAGAATATTTTCGAAATCTTGAAACTAAATATTTGAAGGAATTATCGGAAAAAGAAGGTCTTATAATTTCAACAGGCGGTGGAGCCGTTAAAAAGAAAGAAAATATTGATATTTTGAAAAAAAATGGAATTGTAATATTTCTAAATAGGGAAATTAATGATATTTCTAAAGAAAACCATAAACATCGCCCTCTTTTACAAGATATTAATAATATTCAGAAATTATACGATGAAAGAATAGACTTGTATAAAAAATATTCGGATATTATTATAAAAAATAATGATGATATGAGTATAATTGTTGATAGAATAATTACTGCTTTAAGAGGAAAACTTTAA
- a CDS encoding oligopeptide ABC transporter substrate-binding protein, with protein sequence MKKWKLIITFLVLIFVVSCNPGKKRSEMPGAKLNLSLFPEKTSNNEPAIEGGTLQVALVKDDPLVGVFNETFYSDGYDGEIISMFLSSGIFEVDENFEITDTGVTTLTVDAKNKKATIKIKDGVKWSDGQPLTADDIIFPYEIVGHKDYTGVRYTEESQKIVGMKEYHDGKAPNISGIKKIDDKTVEISFLQLGQSIYTVANGLVGNALPKHYLKGIPIKELISSDKIRMKPVTLGPYNLTKVSRGESLEFTANPYYYKGKPKIEKAIVQVVNSQSIVAALKAGKYDFVMSMPDSLYNNYKDFKNIETLGQQDLYYSYLAFKLGHYDKAKGENVTDPNAKMSDLRLRQALVYAINVEEIAQAFYFGLRQEATSSIPPVFKKYFPKDLKGYPYNPEKAKQLLDEAGYKDVNGDGIREDKNGKPFEIKMAFMAGGDVAEPLAQNYIQSWKKIGIKAVLTSGRLLAFQNFYEKVQGDSKDIDVFFGAWGVGTSLDPTGSAGRKSQLNFSRFASEENDRLIGEILGEKSLTVPNYKVEAYKNWQKYYIGQAVEVPLMYRYKLYPVNKRLKNVYIGYDSSKKDEGIHKWELTAITPMR encoded by the coding sequence ATGAAAAAATGGAAATTAATAATCACGTTTCTTGTATTAATATTTGTAGTTTCGTGTAATCCAGGTAAAAAGAGAAGCGAAATGCCAGGTGCAAAACTGAATTTATCATTGTTTCCAGAAAAAACCTCAAATAATGAGCCTGCGATAGAAGGTGGGACTTTACAAGTGGCGTTAGTAAAGGATGATCCGTTGGTTGGAGTTTTTAATGAAACATTTTATTCTGATGGTTACGATGGTGAGATTATCTCAATGTTTTTAAGCTCGGGTATATTTGAAGTGGATGAAAATTTTGAAATAACAGATACAGGAGTGACTACTCTTACAGTTGATGCAAAAAATAAAAAAGCTACAATAAAAATAAAAGATGGTGTGAAGTGGTCTGATGGACAGCCTCTGACTGCTGATGACATTATTTTTCCCTATGAAATTGTAGGACATAAAGATTATACAGGAGTTCGATATACTGAAGAAAGTCAAAAGATTGTTGGAATGAAGGAATATCACGATGGGAAAGCCCCAAATATTTCAGGTATAAAAAAAATAGATGATAAAACAGTGGAAATTTCATTTTTGCAGCTGGGACAAAGTATTTATACAGTTGCAAACGGACTGGTTGGAAATGCACTACCAAAACACTATTTGAAAGGAATTCCAATAAAAGAATTGATTTCATCGGATAAAATTAGAATGAAACCAGTAACATTGGGACCATATAATTTAACAAAAGTTTCACGTGGAGAAAGTCTAGAATTTACAGCAAATCCTTATTATTACAAAGGAAAGCCAAAAATTGAAAAGGCAATAGTGCAAGTAGTAAATTCACAATCTATAGTGGCGGCATTAAAAGCTGGGAAATATGATTTTGTAATGAGCATGCCTGATTCTCTTTACAATAATTATAAAGATTTTAAAAATATAGAAACATTAGGACAACAGGATTTGTATTATTCGTATTTGGCCTTTAAATTGGGGCATTATGACAAAGCAAAAGGAGAAAATGTGACAGATCCAAATGCCAAGATGTCGGATTTAAGATTACGTCAAGCTCTTGTGTATGCGATAAATGTTGAGGAAATAGCACAGGCATTTTATTTTGGGTTAAGACAGGAAGCAACTTCATCAATTCCTCCTGTTTTTAAGAAATATTTTCCAAAGGACTTGAAAGGTTATCCGTATAATCCTGAAAAAGCAAAACAGCTGCTGGATGAAGCGGGATACAAGGATGTAAATGGAGATGGAATCCGTGAAGATAAAAATGGAAAGCCCTTTGAAATAAAGATGGCATTTATGGCAGGAGGCGATGTAGCAGAACCACTTGCTCAAAACTACATTCAAAGCTGGAAAAAAATAGGAATAAAAGCAGTTCTTACATCAGGAAGATTGCTAGCTTTCCAGAATTTTTATGAAAAAGTGCAAGGAGATTCTAAAGATATAGATGTATTCTTTGGAGCTTGGGGAGTTGGAACAAGTCTAGATCCAACTGGATCAGCAGGAAGAAAATCCCAGCTTAACTTTTCTCGTTTTGCATCAGAAGAAAATGACAGGCTAATAGGTGAAATATTAGGAGAAAAATCATTAACAGTTCCAAATTATAAAGTAGAAGCATACAAAAACTGGCAAAAATACTATATTGGACAAGCCGTAGAAGTTCCATTAATGTACAGATATAAACTTTATCCAGTAAATAAAAGATTAAAAAATGTTTATATTGGATATGATTCATCAAAAAAAGATGAGGGCATTCATAAGTGGGAATTAACGGCTATTACTCCAATGAGATAG
- the aroQ gene encoding type II 3-dehydroquinate dehydratase, translated as MKKIMIINGPNLNFLGIREKDIYGNDDYESICSYIKDKFSDKKVRIDILQSNSEGKIIDFLQSAYFRNFDGIVINPGAYTHYSYAIFDAIKSILIPTVEVHLSNIHEREAFRKTSVTAPACIAQIYGKGKEGYVEAVELLINEKTK; from the coding sequence ATGAAAAAAATAATGATTATAAATGGTCCTAACTTAAACTTTTTGGGAATTAGAGAAAAGGATATTTATGGAAATGATGATTATGAAAGTATTTGCAGCTATATAAAAGATAAATTTTCTGATAAAAAAGTAAGAATAGATATTTTGCAATCAAATTCTGAAGGAAAAATTATTGATTTTTTACAGTCAGCATATTTCAGAAACTTTGATGGAATTGTAATAAATCCTGGAGCTTATACTCATTACAGCTATGCAATTTTTGATGCAATAAAATCAATATTAATTCCAACTGTAGAAGTACATTTAAGTAATATTCACGAAAGAGAAGCTTTTAGAAAAACTTCAGTTACAGCACCTGCTTGTATTGCCCAGATTTATGGTAAAGGTAAGGAAGGATATGTAGAAGCTGTGGAATTGCTAATAAATGAAAAAACTAAATGA